The following proteins are co-located in the Paludibaculum fermentans genome:
- a CDS encoding inositol monophosphatase family protein: MASYLETAIDIAREAGALLSQHFNRGIAYDLKGEYDLVTEADRASEKLVVERLKNHFPTHSVLGEEGGLRESSSEYIWYVDPLDGTTNFAHSYPAFNVTLGLERAGELIAGVIFDPVRQEMFAAELGGGAFLNGRRIHASKAATLDVSLLATGFPSRKRHQSVNVHFFHQASMVTHGMRRSGSAAIDLAYVACGRLEGFWEFGLNPWDIAAGLLLVREAGGRTTDMHGGPAELHGPHIAVSNSLIHDELLALFSDVFAGRYRYPMPPVTG; encoded by the coding sequence ATGGCCAGCTACCTGGAAACCGCTATCGATATCGCCCGTGAAGCGGGCGCGCTGCTTTCCCAACACTTCAACCGGGGCATCGCCTACGATCTCAAGGGTGAATACGACCTGGTGACCGAGGCCGACCGGGCCAGCGAAAAGCTGGTGGTGGAGCGGCTGAAGAACCACTTCCCGACGCACAGCGTGCTGGGCGAAGAGGGCGGCCTGCGAGAGAGCAGCAGCGAATACATCTGGTATGTCGACCCGCTGGACGGCACCACGAACTTCGCGCACAGCTACCCCGCGTTCAACGTGACACTGGGGCTGGAGCGCGCCGGCGAGCTGATTGCGGGCGTGATCTTCGACCCGGTGCGGCAGGAGATGTTCGCGGCGGAACTGGGCGGCGGCGCGTTTTTGAACGGCCGGCGGATTCACGCCAGCAAGGCGGCGACACTGGACGTTTCGCTGCTGGCCACGGGGTTTCCGTCGAGGAAGCGGCACCAGAGCGTGAACGTTCATTTCTTCCACCAGGCATCGATGGTGACGCACGGCATGCGGCGCAGCGGATCGGCTGCGATCGACCTGGCGTACGTGGCCTGCGGACGGCTGGAAGGCTTCTGGGAATTCGGACTGAATCCGTGGGATATCGCGGCCGGATTATTGCTCGTTCGAGAGGCGGGCGGCCGGACGACAGATATGCACGGTGGTCCGGCGGAATTGCACGGGCCGCACATCGCTGTCTCCAATTCGTTGATTCATGACGAGTTACTCGCGCTGTTCAGCGATGTGTTCGCGGGCCGCTACCGCTATCCGATGCCGCCCGTAACGGGTTAA